Proteins from one Megalopta genalis isolate 19385.01 chromosome 1, iyMegGena1_principal, whole genome shotgun sequence genomic window:
- the LOC117223186 gene encoding ribosomal protein S6 kinase beta-1: MAAVFDIELHDADTVNRDESDDDVIEIGEEEYDANPNMNEITESEGVEKVPISEQNVNRGRERAGPEDFELCKVIGKGGYGKVFQVRKVTGNDSGTIFAMKVLRKASIIRNQKDTAHTKAERNILEAVKHPFIVDLMYAFQTGGKLYLILEYMCGGELFRHLNDEGIFLEETACFYLSEIILALQHLHLQGIIYRDLKPENILLDAEGHIKLTDFGLCKEHIQDGTVTHTFCGTIEYMAPEILTRSGHGKAVDWWSLGTLMYDMLTGSPPFTSDNRKKTIEKILRGKLNLPQYLTPDSRDLIRKLLKRQVAQRLGSGSSDAEQIKNHQFFKHISWHDVISRKLEPPFRPTLASEDDVSQFDKKFTTSAPIDSPAEYTLSESANRVFQGFTYVAPSILEDMYSQPRVINARSPRRGNMRGFSPRTTHFHLHNTHVQTHRHNGVGHGNMEDTEMIEIG; the protein is encoded by the exons ATGGCCGCGGTTTTCGATATCGAGTTGCACGATGCTGATACAGTAAATAGGGACGAGTCCGACGACGATGTTATCGAGATCGGCGAG GAAGAGTATGACGCGAATCCAAACATGAACGAGATCACCGA ATCGGAAGGCGTCGAGAAGGTTCCCATATCCGAACAGAATGTTAACCGTGGCAGAGAAAGGGCTGGTCCCGAGGATTTCGAACTGTGTAAAGTTATCGGGAAGGGTGGTTATGGCAAGGTCTTTCAAGTGCGTAAAGTAACGGGTAATGACAGTGGCACGATCTTCGCGATGAAG GTTTTACGTAAGGCTTCTATTATAAGGAACCAGAAAGATACGGCCCACACCAAGGCTGAAAGAAATATCCTGGAAGCTGTAAAG CATCCTTTCATCGTAGACCTTATGTATGCTTTTCAAACTGGTGGGAAATTATATTTGATCTTGGAGTATATGTGTGGTGGTGAATTGTTTCGACATTTAAATGATGAAGGCATTTTTCTTGAAGAAACTGCTTG TTTTTACTTGTCGGAAATAATATTGGCACTACAACATCTACATCTACAAGGAATAATTTATAG AGATTTAAAgccagaaaatattttattggatGCTGAGGGACATATAAAATTGACCGATTTTGGTTTGTGTAAGGAACATATACAAGATGGCACCGTTACACACACATTTTGCGGTACCATAGAATACAT GGCTCCAGAAATCTTAACGAGAAGTGGTCATGGAAAAGCAGTAGATTGGTGGAGCCTTGGAACTTTAATGTATGATATGCTCACAGGTTCA CCACCATTTACATCTGACAATAGAAAGAAAACAATTGAGAAAATTCTACGTGGAAAATTGAATCTTCCACAGTACCTAACACCTGATTCTAGAGACCTAATCCGGAAGCTGCTGAAG AGACAAGTTGCCCAGAGATTGGGATCTGGTTCATCAGAtgctgaacaaataaaaaatcatCAGTTTTTCAAGCATATCAGTTGGCATGACGTCATTTCCCGAAAATTGGAACCGCCGTTTAGACCAACATTAGCGAGCGAGGATGATGTGTCACAATTTGATAAAAAGTTCACAACTTCTGCGCCAATAGACTCGCCGGCAGAATACACGTTAAGTGAATCAGCAAATAGAGTATTTCAA GGATTCACATATGTAGCACCAAGTATATTGGAGGATATGTATTCGCAGCCGCGAGTAATAAATGCTAGAAGTCCACGTAGAGGTAATATGCGTGGATTTTCACCAAGAACAACACATTTTCATTTACATAATACACACGTACAAACTCATAG ACACAATGGTGTTGGACACGGAAATATGGAAGATACAGAAATGATTGAGATAGGCTAA
- the LOC117223190 gene encoding thioredoxin domain-containing protein 17: protein MVVRHSVQGYENFFVFMEKFKPSEQVYVLYSGTKLPDGKSWCSDCVEAAPFIEEGFKTALETIHLVTVEVGDRTFWKDMNCPFRTNSTTKLKVLPTLERWGTQKRLEGDQCLEADLIEMLLTDTDD from the exons ATGGTTGTGCGTCACAGTGTGCAAGGATACGAAAACTTTTTCGTATTTATGGAAAAATTCAAACCTTCTGAACAGGTTTATGTGCTTTATAGTGGTACGAAACTTCCTGATGGGAAAAGTTGGTGTTCCGACTGCGTTGAAG CGGCACCTTTCATAGAAGAAGGATTCAAAACAGCTTTAGAGACTATACATTTAGTTACTGTAGAAGTTGGAGATCGAACATT CTGGAAAGACATGAATTGTCCATTCCGAACAAATTCTACTACAAAATTAAAAGTATTACCAACACTAGAAAGATGGGGCACGCAAAAACGTCTAGAGGGTGACCAGTGTTTGGAAGCAGACCTTATTGAAATGTTGCTTACTGATACAGATGACTAA